A region of Burkholderiales bacterium JOSHI_001 DNA encodes the following proteins:
- a CDS encoding PAS domain S-box (PFAM: Histidine kinase-, DNA gyrase B-, and HSP90-like ATPase; His Kinase A (phosphoacceptor) domain; Hpt domain; PAS fold~TIGRFAM: PAS domain S-box) — MTDAEELVRLRLELATLRQAIDAHAMTISFDAQANVNGVNDAFCRLANCRREDLLGRPFRLLETDNQPHEVMLAIQRSVVEGQVWQGQIEGASRDGRPFWLEVTVVPFRSEGQRMADTIALCTDITASRRLAERFEHSEAQYRTLVNSLSEVVLRTDDLGMITFVNAAWEALSGVGAEQVRGRSLLEFVHPDDHEGCVQDFDALLHHGQAACVRELRLITPDGHERWMEAHLQGLAPSGDVAAGVVGTLTDITERHQASAALLQAKETAEAASRLKSAFLANMSHEVRTPLNGMIGLTDVVLATALDDAQRQYLQAAKASAESLMALFDNILHYADLEAGRVALAQVPFELQPLLAQSLHGIASGARAQGLDLSLELDPALPELALGDPARLRLVLARLLDNALKFTAAGQVALRAGPNPLQPGELLITVADSGIGIPLEVQPHIFEPFVQEDGSATRRFGGTGLGLSIVHRLVQMMGGRISLHSRPGQGSEFALSLPLAPAPQGRAPAQATPVPAASARDARRATYAQGLKRADAETVGLIAGPFADQAPLDMAAMRQALQDGDAAALLRQAHAMKGLLLSFEAHGASELASLLQAQGERQPLNVAAAGQALDALDDELAQLLPLLREVAQAGLASLS; from the coding sequence ATGACCGACGCCGAAGAACTGGTACGCCTGCGCCTGGAACTGGCCACGCTGCGCCAGGCCATCGACGCCCACGCGATGACCATCAGCTTCGACGCGCAGGCCAACGTCAATGGCGTGAACGACGCCTTCTGCCGCCTGGCCAACTGCCGCCGCGAAGACCTGCTGGGCCGGCCCTTCCGCCTGTTGGAAACCGACAACCAGCCGCACGAGGTGATGCTGGCCATCCAGCGCAGCGTGGTCGAAGGCCAGGTCTGGCAGGGCCAGATCGAAGGCGCAAGCCGCGACGGTCGCCCTTTCTGGCTGGAGGTCACCGTGGTGCCTTTCCGCAGCGAAGGCCAGCGCATGGCCGACACCATCGCGCTGTGCACCGACATCACCGCGTCACGCCGCCTGGCCGAGCGCTTCGAACACAGCGAAGCCCAGTACCGCACGTTGGTGAACAGCCTGTCCGAGGTGGTGCTGCGCACCGACGACCTGGGCATGATCACCTTCGTCAACGCGGCCTGGGAAGCGCTCAGTGGCGTGGGCGCCGAGCAGGTGCGCGGGCGCTCGCTGCTGGAATTCGTGCACCCGGACGACCACGAGGGTTGCGTGCAGGACTTCGACGCCCTGTTGCACCACGGCCAGGCCGCCTGCGTGCGCGAGCTGCGCCTCATCACCCCCGACGGCCACGAGCGCTGGATGGAAGCGCACCTGCAGGGCCTGGCGCCCAGCGGCGACGTGGCGGCCGGCGTGGTGGGCACGCTGACCGACATCACCGAGCGCCACCAGGCCAGCGCTGCGTTGCTGCAGGCCAAGGAAACCGCTGAAGCCGCCAGCCGGCTGAAAAGCGCCTTCCTGGCCAACATGAGCCACGAGGTGCGCACGCCGCTGAACGGCATGATCGGCCTGACCGACGTGGTGCTGGCCACCGCGCTGGACGACGCGCAGCGCCAGTACCTGCAGGCCGCCAAGGCCTCGGCCGAATCGCTGATGGCCCTGTTCGACAACATCCTGCACTACGCCGACCTGGAAGCCGGTCGTGTGGCGCTGGCCCAGGTGCCCTTCGAGCTGCAGCCGCTGCTGGCGCAGTCGCTGCACGGCATTGCCAGCGGCGCGCGGGCGCAAGGGCTGGACCTGAGCCTGGAGCTGGACCCGGCCCTGCCCGAACTGGCCCTTGGCGACCCGGCCCGGCTGCGCCTGGTGCTGGCCCGGCTGCTGGACAACGCCTTGAAGTTCACCGCCGCCGGCCAGGTGGCGCTGCGCGCCGGACCCAATCCCTTGCAGCCGGGCGAACTGCTCATCACCGTGGCCGACAGCGGCATCGGCATTCCGCTGGAGGTGCAGCCGCACATCTTCGAGCCCTTCGTGCAGGAGGACGGCTCGGCCACGCGCCGCTTCGGCGGCACCGGGCTGGGCTTGTCCATCGTGCACCGGCTGGTGCAGATGATGGGGGGCCGCATCAGCCTGCACAGCCGCCCCGGGCAGGGCTCGGAGTTCGCGTTGTCTCTGCCCCTGGCGCCGGCTCCGCAGGGTCGGGCACCGGCCCAGGCCACGCCGGTGCCGGCCGCGTCCGCACGCGACGCGCGACGCGCCACCTACGCCCAAGGCCTGAAGCGCGCCGACGCCGAGACCGTGGGCCTGATCGCCGGCCCCTTCGCCGACCAGGCGCCGCTGGACATGGCGGCCATGCGCCAGGCGCTGCAGGACGGCGACGCCGCGGCGCTGCTGCGCCAGGCCCACGCCATGAAGGGGCTGCTGCTTTCCTTCGAGGCCCACGGCGCTTCGGAGCTCGCCAGCCTGCTGCAGGCCCAGGGCGAGCGGCAGCCCCTGAACGTGGCTGCCGCGGGCCAGGCGCTGGACGCGCTGGACGATGAACTGGCGCAGCTGCTGCCGCTGCTGCGCGAGGTGGCGCAGGCGGGCCTGGCCAGCTTGTCCTAG
- a CDS encoding small protein A (tmRNA-binding) (PFAM: SmpA / OmlA family) has protein sequence MMKLTALLTALAGAVFTLLAGCDARRIEKLEEGVATEADVRAQFGEPAAVLNEADGSRVFEYPRQPEGRTNYFITIGADGKMSALRQVLNARNFAKVQPGMDKAEVRRILGRPAKATPYALKKEEVWDWRFSDEASQPKQFSVTFDNDGKVLGQMVGEDPRETAGR, from the coding sequence ATGATGAAGCTGACAGCCCTGCTCACCGCCCTGGCCGGAGCCGTTTTCACGCTGCTGGCGGGCTGTGACGCACGCCGGATTGAAAAGCTGGAAGAAGGCGTGGCCACCGAGGCCGATGTGAGGGCCCAGTTCGGTGAACCGGCCGCGGTGCTGAACGAAGCCGACGGCTCGCGCGTGTTCGAGTACCCGCGCCAGCCCGAGGGCCGCACCAACTACTTCATCACCATCGGCGCGGACGGCAAGATGAGCGCGCTGCGCCAGGTGCTGAACGCGCGCAACTTCGCCAAGGTGCAGCCGGGCATGGACAAGGCCGAGGTGCGTCGCATCCTGGGCCGCCCGGCCAAGGCCACGCCCTACGCCTTGAAGAAGGAAGAGGTCTGGGACTGGCGCTTTTCCGACGAAGCCAGCCAGCCCAAGCAGTTTTCAGTGACCTTCGACAACGACGGCAAGGTGCTGGGCCAGATGGTGGGCGAAGACCCGCGCGAAACCGCCGGCCGCTGA
- a CDS encoding Protein of unknown function (DUF3460) (PFAM: Protein of unknown function (DUF3460)): MPLFWKPYESDTTQFINELKAKKPSLEAEQRAGRGLLWDKPQDREAQAGWRSVRVPQQPYVYQTKAK, from the coding sequence ATGCCCCTGTTCTGGAAGCCCTACGAGTCCGACACCACCCAGTTCATCAACGAACTGAAGGCCAAGAAGCCCAGCCTGGAAGCCGAACAGCGCGCCGGCCGCGGCCTGCTGTGGGACAAGCCCCAGGACCGCGAGGCCCAGGCCGGCTGGCGCAGCGTCCGCGTGCCGCAGCAGCCTTACGTGTACCAGACCAAGGCCAAGTGA
- a CDS encoding hypothetical protein (PFAM: ScpA/B protein), whose protein sequence is MSLPAAGGLPADALELPPAPEPAASAAAALPVDHIAVARLYGEPLFSLPNDLYIPPDALEVFLEAFEGPLDLLLYLIRRQNFNILDIPLADVTRQYLAYVDQIRNHNLELAAEYLLMAAMLIEIKSRMLLPPKKTADGEEVADPRAELVRRLLEYEQMKLAAAQLDALPVMGRDFLRAQVTIEQSLEPRLPEVNAQDLREAWADILKRAKLNQHHRISREQLSVREHMSILLKRLQGQRFVEFQDLFDTGRGVPVLVVTFIAMLELSRERLLEVTQAEAFAPIYVRLAYQPA, encoded by the coding sequence GTGTCCTTGCCTGCTGCCGGCGGCCTGCCGGCCGACGCCCTGGAACTGCCGCCCGCGCCCGAGCCCGCGGCCAGCGCCGCCGCGGCCCTGCCGGTGGACCACATCGCCGTGGCCCGCCTGTACGGCGAGCCTCTGTTTTCGCTGCCCAACGACCTGTACATCCCGCCGGATGCGCTGGAGGTCTTCCTGGAGGCCTTCGAAGGCCCGCTGGACCTGCTGCTGTACCTGATCCGGCGCCAGAACTTCAACATCCTGGACATCCCGCTGGCCGACGTCACGCGCCAGTACCTGGCCTATGTGGACCAGATCCGCAACCACAACCTGGAACTGGCGGCCGAGTACCTGCTGATGGCGGCGATGCTGATCGAGATCAAGTCGCGCATGCTGCTGCCGCCCAAGAAGACGGCCGACGGCGAAGAGGTGGCCGACCCGCGCGCCGAATTGGTGCGCCGGCTGCTGGAATACGAACAGATGAAACTGGCCGCCGCCCAGCTGGATGCGCTGCCGGTGATGGGCCGCGATTTCCTGCGCGCGCAGGTCACCATCGAACAAAGCCTGGAGCCGCGACTGCCCGAGGTGAATGCGCAAGACCTGCGCGAAGCCTGGGCCGACATCCTCAAGCGGGCCAAGTTGAACCAGCACCACCGCATCTCGCGTGAACAGCTGTCGGTGCGCGAGCACATGAGCATCCTGCTCAAGCGCCTGCAAGGCCAGCGCTTCGTGGAATTCCAGGACCTGTTCGACACCGGCCGCGGCGTGCCGGTGCTGGTGGTGACCTTCATCGCGATGCTGGAGCTCAGCCGCGAACGGCTGCTGGAAGTGACACAGGCCGAGGCCTTTGCGCCCATTTACGTGCGGCTGGCCTACCAGCCCGCGTAG
- a CDS encoding ATPase component of ABC transporters with duplicated ATPase domain (PFAM: Domain of Unknown Function (DUF349)): MLNWIFKKRSTLELRPAPVPTPAAVAAAASAQVEADKAIARARQAEAAQAEWAPRLDAARGDDAALLRVAQETPVLDLKLAAVQAIAGEATLKLAERAFRDHDRRVHRLAKQRWEAAVVQREARERAQVLIDNATALGTEMPIPVNRLVSLDRDWAALPAADLEASQTEAFTQQRQRLDALMREHDEKLAQAQRQAAEAAAQAQAEAAAAQEARRAEQARLDEEAAAAQAQRQADQQRDAQARDQAQADAAAEVAARKKARTASTDQLAPLIQAVTDGEAALADGELGAMEGHIDAADAVVQALKTQGLQWPDKLRHRLQDLHAERGRLNGWRRWGGARAREDLVAEAETLARLVPGAPAVPPAEPEVVAVPNDAAASHVEEAVAHIQAPSEAPEAAAEPVVAPAVTDASDTEGAGAETAPPESAQAPEADVVAGVEAAAAAETPALSAETAADAAPVAPAPRAPRAPRAPKLNLKTHADAIQNLRNRWKELDRVGAAASGALWHRFDSALKHAYQPVAALMAAQKAARQENLAARLTLLATLDDVAVPAAGASEEGAAGWKALIHALDRFHLAWRQLGPVAHTVPAAELDRLNQLLRQALGRLEDPLAAARRSAEAQREQLVAQALALVPADESQPPAFDAPRRVRDLQAQWQQQARSLTLARNTERALWDRFRAATNAVFERREAAVKTRDAEFAANLVLREGLIQALVDLPADLPEADLKRALAEHDQQWRQAPEVLRVQMPKLEARWQAAREKAVHTLASSGQRRWLAHVDALVARLALCREREAEGADADSLAARWKEAAETAPNWLKALAPRWQQPVTAGPLAGDAVEALLLQLEASLDLPATPEQQAARRQLKLQAMKQALEGRGGAGAPKSAQEAFAALLRQGRLQTALAQRLDVLVAGLRAATPGTFV; this comes from the coding sequence ATGCTGAACTGGATCTTCAAGAAGCGCAGCACGCTTGAGCTGCGCCCCGCCCCCGTGCCCACCCCGGCCGCCGTGGCCGCTGCGGCCAGCGCCCAGGTCGAGGCCGACAAGGCCATTGCCCGCGCCCGCCAGGCCGAAGCCGCGCAAGCCGAATGGGCGCCGCGTCTGGATGCCGCCCGCGGTGACGACGCCGCGCTGCTGCGCGTGGCCCAGGAAACCCCGGTGCTGGACCTGAAGCTGGCTGCCGTGCAGGCCATTGCCGGCGAAGCCACGCTGAAGCTGGCCGAGAGGGCCTTTCGCGACCACGACCGCCGCGTTCACCGCCTGGCCAAGCAGCGCTGGGAAGCCGCCGTGGTCCAGCGCGAAGCGCGCGAACGCGCGCAGGTGCTGATCGACAACGCCACGGCCCTGGGCACCGAGATGCCCATCCCGGTGAACCGCCTGGTCAGCCTGGACCGCGACTGGGCCGCGCTGCCTGCCGCCGACCTGGAAGCCAGCCAAACCGAGGCCTTCACCCAGCAGCGCCAGCGCCTGGACGCGCTGATGCGCGAACACGACGAAAAGCTGGCACAGGCGCAGCGCCAGGCCGCGGAGGCCGCCGCCCAGGCGCAGGCCGAAGCGGCTGCGGCCCAGGAAGCCCGGCGCGCCGAACAGGCGCGGCTGGACGAAGAAGCCGCTGCCGCCCAGGCCCAGCGCCAGGCCGACCAACAGCGCGACGCCCAGGCCCGCGACCAGGCCCAGGCCGATGCCGCCGCCGAGGTGGCCGCCAGGAAGAAGGCCAGGACCGCCAGCACCGACCAGTTGGCGCCGCTGATCCAGGCCGTCACCGACGGCGAAGCCGCGCTGGCCGACGGTGAACTGGGCGCCATGGAAGGCCACATCGATGCGGCCGATGCGGTGGTCCAGGCCCTGAAGACCCAGGGCCTGCAATGGCCTGACAAGCTGCGCCACCGCCTGCAGGACCTGCACGCCGAGCGGGGCCGCCTGAACGGCTGGCGCCGCTGGGGCGGGGCCCGCGCCCGCGAAGACCTGGTGGCCGAAGCCGAGACCCTGGCCCGCCTGGTGCCCGGCGCGCCCGCGGTGCCGCCCGCCGAGCCCGAGGTGGTGGCGGTGCCGAACGACGCTGCAGCAAGCCATGTGGAAGAAGCGGTTGCTCACATTCAAGCCCCTAGTGAGGCGCCCGAAGCCGCCGCGGAGCCGGTGGTGGCGCCGGCGGTGACCGATGCCAGCGACACGGAGGGTGCAGGGGCCGAAACCGCCCCGCCAGAAAGCGCGCAAGCGCCTGAAGCTGACGTTGTAGCCGGCGTTGAAGCCGCAGCCGCAGCCGAGACCCCGGCGCTGAGCGCCGAGACCGCGGCCGACGCCGCGCCCGTCGCCCCGGCGCCGCGCGCTCCCCGGGCGCCCCGTGCGCCCAAACTGAACCTGAAGACCCACGCCGACGCCATCCAGAACCTGCGCAACCGCTGGAAGGAACTGGACCGCGTCGGCGCCGCAGCCAGTGGTGCGCTGTGGCACCGCTTTGACAGCGCGCTGAAGCACGCCTACCAGCCGGTGGCGGCGCTGATGGCGGCGCAAAAGGCCGCCCGCCAGGAAAACCTGGCCGCCCGCCTGACCTTGCTGGCCACGCTGGACGACGTGGCCGTGCCCGCGGCCGGTGCCAGCGAAGAAGGCGCTGCCGGCTGGAAGGCGCTGATCCACGCCCTGGACCGCTTCCACCTGGCCTGGCGTCAATTGGGCCCGGTGGCGCACACCGTGCCCGCGGCCGAACTGGACAGGCTGAACCAGCTGCTGCGCCAGGCCCTGGGCCGGCTGGAAGACCCGCTGGCCGCGGCGCGCCGCAGCGCCGAAGCCCAGCGCGAACAGCTGGTGGCGCAGGCCCTGGCCCTGGTGCCGGCCGACGAGAGCCAGCCGCCCGCCTTTGACGCCCCGCGCCGTGTGCGCGACCTGCAGGCGCAGTGGCAGCAGCAAGCACGATCGCTCACGCTGGCGCGCAACACCGAACGCGCGCTGTGGGACCGTTTCCGCGCCGCCACCAACGCGGTGTTCGAACGCCGCGAGGCGGCAGTGAAGACCCGCGACGCCGAATTTGCCGCCAACCTGGTGCTGCGCGAAGGCCTGATCCAGGCCCTGGTGGACCTGCCGGCCGACCTGCCCGAAGCCGATCTGAAGCGCGCCCTGGCCGAACACGACCAGCAGTGGCGCCAGGCGCCCGAGGTGCTGCGCGTGCAGATGCCCAAGTTGGAAGCGCGTTGGCAGGCCGCCCGCGAGAAGGCCGTGCACACCCTGGCCAGCAGTGGTCAGCGCCGCTGGCTGGCGCATGTGGATGCCCTGGTGGCGCGCCTGGCCCTGTGCCGCGAGCGCGAAGCCGAAGGCGCCGATGCCGACAGCCTGGCCGCACGCTGGAAGGAAGCCGCCGAAACCGCACCGAACTGGCTGAAGGCCCTGGCCCCGCGCTGGCAGCAGCCTGTGACCGCCGGCCCGCTGGCCGGCGATGCCGTGGAAGCCCTGCTGCTGCAGCTGGAAGCCAGCCTGGACCTGCCGGCCACGCCCGAGCAGCAGGCCGCGCGCCGTCAGCTGAAGCTGCAGGCCATGAAGCAGGCCCTGGAAGGCCGCGGTGGTGCAGGCGCACCGAAGTCGGCGCAAGAAGCCTTTGCCGCGCTGCTGCGCCAGGGCCGCCTGCAGACCGCCCTGGCCCAGCGCCTGGACGTGCTGGTGGCCGGCTTGCGCGCCGCCACGCCTGGCACTTTCGTCTGA
- a CDS encoding 2-keto-4-pentenoate hydratase/2-oxohepta-3-ene-1,7-dioic acid hydratase (PFAM: Fumarylacetoacetate (FAA) hydrolase family) has translation MKLATYKDGSRDGQLVLVSRDLSTAHFASGIAQRLQQVLDDWNFLSPQLEDLYTTLNQGKARHAFAFDPRLCMAPLPRAHQWADGSAFINHVELVRKARNSEVPATFYTDPLMYQGGSDDFLGPCDDAVFSSEDWGIDFEAEVAVVTGDVGMGTGPDAALDGIRLVMLANDWSLRNLIPAELAKGFGFFQSKPATAFSPVALTPDELGPAWAGGRLALNIESQWNGKRVGLCSAGEEMTFHFGQLIAHIAKTRNVRAGSIVGSGTVSNKDWSRGYSCIAEKRAIETIEDGAPKTEFMRFGDHIRIEMKGADGQSLFGAIEQVVAPLRPQDEDA, from the coding sequence ATGAAACTCGCCACCTACAAAGATGGTTCACGCGACGGCCAGTTGGTGCTGGTGTCGCGCGACCTGTCCACCGCCCATTTCGCCAGCGGCATCGCCCAGCGGCTGCAACAAGTGCTGGACGACTGGAACTTCCTGTCGCCGCAACTGGAAGACCTGTACACCACGCTGAACCAGGGCAAGGCGCGCCACGCCTTCGCCTTCGACCCGCGGCTGTGCATGGCGCCGCTGCCGCGCGCCCACCAATGGGCCGACGGCTCGGCCTTCATCAACCACGTGGAACTGGTGCGCAAGGCGCGCAACTCCGAAGTGCCCGCCACCTTCTACACCGACCCGCTGATGTACCAGGGTGGCAGCGACGACTTCCTGGGGCCCTGCGACGACGCCGTGTTCTCGAGCGAGGACTGGGGCATCGACTTCGAGGCCGAGGTGGCGGTGGTGACCGGGGACGTGGGCATGGGCACCGGCCCCGACGCGGCGCTGGACGGCATCCGGCTGGTGATGCTGGCCAACGACTGGAGCCTGCGCAACCTGATCCCGGCCGAACTGGCCAAGGGCTTCGGCTTCTTCCAGAGCAAGCCGGCCACCGCCTTCAGCCCGGTGGCGCTGACGCCGGATGAACTGGGGCCGGCCTGGGCCGGCGGGCGCCTGGCGCTGAACATTGAAAGCCAGTGGAACGGCAAGCGCGTGGGCCTGTGCAGCGCGGGTGAAGAAATGACCTTCCACTTCGGCCAGCTGATCGCCCACATCGCCAAGACCCGCAATGTGCGCGCTGGCTCCATCGTGGGCAGCGGCACGGTGAGCAACAAGGACTGGTCGCGCGGCTACAGCTGCATTGCCGAGAAGCGCGCCATCGAGACCATCGAGGACGGTGCGCCCAAGACCGAGTTCATGCGCTTTGGCGACCACATCCGCATCGAGATGAAGGGCGCCGATGGCCAGAGCCTGTTCGGCGCCATTGAACAGGTGGTGGCGCCACTGAGGCCGCAGGACGAGGACGCCTGA
- a CDS encoding Protein of unknown function (DUF3108) (PFAM: Protein of unknown function (DUF3108)) — protein sequence MALLVLLAHGWVLDEVAGLGGPDPADTPRAAAMTVRNIVLPPPAEPAAQPLAAPAVAAAPAPPPEPAAPPRRSLPAVATAPAEPAPAPAPEPRPEPAPDTPAPVEPALDQLRTQALPQDPPAALVDAASAPAAPVAVISSVNPAAAAAGLPAGEMPTYPTRVPPSAELHYTVKRGPVSASGTLRWAADGGSYEMSLVGSLLGVTVLEQASRGGFDAAGLAPERFADRRSGRDQRAANFQRAASKITFSATTNALPLVPGAQDRLSWMAQLTAIALADPGRLLPGGQVAMFVVGSRGEGDVWTFTVRSAQTDGLIELVREPRREFDNRIEVWLHPRRGFWPVRALQSSQGGDASVELTLVDGPFPLSAR from the coding sequence GTGGCCCTGCTGGTGTTGCTGGCCCATGGCTGGGTGCTGGACGAAGTGGCGGGCCTGGGCGGACCCGACCCGGCCGACACGCCGCGCGCTGCGGCGATGACGGTGCGCAACATCGTGCTGCCGCCCCCCGCCGAGCCCGCGGCCCAGCCGCTGGCCGCGCCGGCGGTGGCCGCCGCGCCTGCGCCTCCGCCTGAACCTGCCGCGCCGCCGCGCCGCAGCCTGCCTGCGGTGGCGACGGCGCCAGCCGAACCCGCCCCGGCCCCGGCACCCGAACCCCGCCCCGAACCGGCGCCCGACACCCCGGCGCCGGTGGAGCCGGCGCTGGACCAACTGCGCACCCAGGCCCTGCCCCAGGACCCGCCGGCGGCCCTCGTGGACGCCGCCTCGGCCCCGGCCGCGCCGGTGGCGGTGATCTCCTCGGTGAACCCCGCCGCCGCCGCAGCGGGCCTGCCCGCGGGTGAGATGCCCACCTACCCGACGCGCGTGCCGCCCTCGGCCGAACTGCACTACACCGTCAAGCGTGGCCCGGTCAGCGCCAGCGGCACCTTGCGCTGGGCGGCCGATGGGGGCAGCTACGAAATGTCCCTGGTGGGCAGCCTGCTGGGCGTGACGGTGCTGGAACAGGCCAGCCGCGGCGGCTTCGACGCCGCCGGCCTGGCGCCCGAACGCTTCGCCGACCGCCGCAGCGGCCGCGACCAGCGTGCCGCCAACTTCCAGCGCGCCGCCAGCAAGATCACCTTCTCCGCCACCACCAATGCCCTGCCGCTGGTGCCTGGCGCGCAGGACCGCCTGAGCTGGATGGCGCAGCTCACCGCCATCGCGCTGGCCGACCCCGGCCGCCTGCTGCCGGGCGGGCAGGTGGCCATGTTCGTGGTGGGTTCGCGCGGCGAGGGCGATGTGTGGACCTTCACCGTGCGTTCGGCCCAGACCGACGGCCTGATCGAACTGGTGCGCGAGCCGCGGCGCGAGTTCGACAACCGCATCGAGGTCTGGCTGCACCCACGGCGCGGCTTCTGGCCGGTGCGCGCGCTGCAAAGCAGCCAGGGCGGCGACGCCAGCGTGGAGCTCACGCTGGTGGATGGCCCGTTTCCCCTGTCCGCGCGTTAA
- a CDS encoding Protein of unknown function (DUF3567) (PFAM: Protein of unknown function (DUF3567)), with the protein MQMLYNSDSFAVVEVDLGALTAAPGSVAPPRGGYEIVDKFARKEIFIDGLLAERFKQGVQALVSQGDASEENFDDFISGFTLLGQQPLVMH; encoded by the coding sequence ATGCAGATGCTCTACAACTCGGACAGTTTCGCGGTGGTGGAAGTGGACCTGGGTGCGCTCACCGCCGCGCCCGGCAGCGTGGCCCCGCCGCGCGGCGGCTACGAGATCGTGGACAAGTTCGCACGCAAGGAGATCTTCATCGACGGGCTGCTGGCCGAACGCTTCAAGCAGGGCGTGCAGGCCCTGGTGAGCCAGGGCGATGCCAGCGAAGAGAACTTCGACGATTTCATCTCCGGCTTCACCCTCCTGGGCCAGCAGCCCCTGGTCATGCACTGA